From Salminus brasiliensis chromosome 12, fSalBra1.hap2, whole genome shotgun sequence:
GCAGTTCCTCAGCGGGGAACATTGTGGAGATGCGATTTCTCAGCGGGGAACATTGTGGAGATGCAGTTCCTCAGCGGGGAACATTGTGGAGATGCGGTTCCTCAGCGGGGAACATTGTGGAGATGCGGTTCCTCAGCGGGGAACATTGTGGAGATGCGATTTCTCAGCGGGGAACATTGTGGAGATGCGGCTCCTAAGCGGGGAACATTGAGGAGGTGCGGTTCCCCAGCGGGGAACATTGTGGAGATGCAGTTCCTCAGCGGGGAACATTGTGGAGATGCGATTTCTCAGCGGGGAACATTGTGGAGATGCGGTTCCTCAGCGGGGAACATTGTGGAGATGCGATTTCTCAGCGGGGAACATTGTGGAGATGCGGTTCCTAAGCGGGGATAATTGAGGAGGTGCGGTTCCCCAGCGGGGAATGTCGTACTGTTAGATGTACTGAAGTGCACTGGAACATTTACACAGATTCAGTGTTTGTGGATGTGTGCTTTACTGTGCACCTGCTCTCAGAGAACAGCACATAATGGGACTCTTCTGACGCCATTAATCCATCTTTTCCACCCCTCTCAACCCTGCAGGTGGAGAGAGTTACAGCAGGTATGCAGTGTAATTTCACTAAGATCTAACAAAGGTTCTCAGTGAATAACTTCCACCCTCAGTCACCGTAAatcaaacagaaacacactgtgCACACAAACCTCCGCTCCCCTGAGTCGAGTATTTATACAAGAACCTTCAGAACGTTTCACACCAGCTGACATCCTCCTCCAATACCCTCCCTAGAACAGGAAGCCACTgtaaggggggaggggggtcaaCTGCAGCTCTGAGCTCCTTCACTCTCATAACCACTCATAACCTCTCTCTGCAAACCCAAGGTCATTAAAGCATAAGTGAATAATAAAGGGCCCACAATGGAGCCCTGAGGTTCTCTGTTCTGATGTAAAAGCATTATAAAATGAGAATAGAGACGTTATGTGAAATAGAGACATTCAAAAGCACAATAAAGCCCATTATATCATCAGAGCTTGTGCTTGAAAAGATCCTGTACTGTCATTGGCACACCCAAGGTCTGAATACCTGCTATGGCTAGGCTAACGCCCTCCACATAAACCAGGAGCTGCATGACGCATTCAGACGTGtgagacaagaaaaaagaaacagaacagTGTTATATTTAAACAGCTGACAGGAAACTGCTGAAGTGCTGGGGTGAGGAAAGGACACATTAAATAAACatcaataaacacatttattcaaatataCCTCACTTtgatcttttttaaataatagaaCAACTATTATATAAACACATCTCACATCTTTTTAATTAGAAATCTTGCCCACTGACCGTAATCTTACTACGGGACAACAGCTTTtacacaaaataataattacaacatCAACAATCATGATCAATATTTCTGTTGCTGCAGCTGTTACAAATACAAGTCACATAAAAATGACCATTTCATGTTTAGAGCCTGTGATCAGTTTTCATCACGACTTCTaaacttttaaaacatttaaaccaACAAAACAACCAACAACACATGAGCGCCCCCCCCTTTTTGTCCTGGTCATTTGTGTGGGTGGTGTGGTGTGTAATACAGACACTGACCTGCAGGAGGCAGCGATGAAGGCTGCAGTGGTGATCGGTGGGACTGCAGGATACTCCTGATCATAGTGTTTGATCCCTTTGAACCACTCCAGATACACGATACAGAAAACCGCCAGACTCACACTCACTCCCAGAAGCACCAGACCAACGTTAAACCACCAACTgcaaaagaaacacacacacacacgcgcacacatacacagacacacacacacacacgcacgcacacgcgcgcacacacacgcacacacacgcacacacacgcacacacacgcacacacacgcacacacacaccataaacaAATTATACCAATAAAAAGACTGGCAGCTACACCTCAAGCTCAGATGTTCTGCAAGTGACAGGCAGCTAATTTGACCTCTGTGGTGATGCGGGGGGGCGACCGTTTATACAACAGCTGTCCTTTAAAGGCCTGATCAGTACTACTCTTCCTCTGCACCTCACTTAACCTCATCATCTTCACCACTGGAGGTTACGGTTAGGGAAAGCAGAGGGGAACTCTTCACATTGGGCTGAACCTCCTGACTGTGTAGGCATAATTAAACAGCAGCTTGTTGGGGTCATTTCCCACTGGCCACCTCCCAGCGTTATGATAGCCCAACACAGCAAGCCAGTTCCTAACCAGACTAATGCAGATCAGTGAAGAACTCGGTTCTGACCTGGTTTGGGTTTCAGACGATTGTGCTTATGAATATCTGGCCTACATGTAGAGACTGCCAACACCAGCCCCAGAGGGCCACGATTTTCCACTGCGTCTGGGTCTCATAGTTTGCACCCAGGAGACAGTGAACACTGCTGTGGAGTGAGCACACACGCTGCCGGCAGCTCTCTAGCTCCACTGAGAGATGAACACTCCTCTCTGTGATGAGCCTTGTTCAACTTGTCTctctgatttgtgtgtgtgtgcgtctgtgtgtgtaaggaggggggggtccagGGTTCTAATATCTTACTTCTGTCTTTACAGAAGAACCACGCCTGAAGCTACCATCAGGTTTATAGAAGCCCACTACGTCTCCTTTAAACGAGGAAGAACAGGACATGTGAGGTCCAGCTGTGTCCAACCTGGAGCTACTAAATGAAACCCAGCCAGGCCTGCAGAGTCTACACACACCTCTGCACACAGTCCTGAAACCAGATCACTGAGACCCTCTGAGAGGCTACACTGatcacagccagagcagcagagTAATAACGAGGCTCAGCAGAGTGAGACCACGCAGGACCTGAGCCAGCTAAACCtgtactcactcacacacacacacacacacacacacacacacacacacacaggtacaggctacaggtagacactttcactgaccactgactttatgtttatgtgggtttattctaatgttatatagagttaattacaggtagacactctcactgaccactgactttatgtttatttgggtttattctaatgttatatagagttaattacaggtagacactctcactgaccgctgactttatgtttatttgggtttattctaatgttatatagagttaattacaggtagacgctctcactgaccactgactttatgtttatttgggtttattctaatgttatatagagttaattacaggtagacgctctcactgaccactgactttatgtttatttgggtttattgtaatgttatatagagttaattacaggtagacgctctcactgaccactgactttatgtttatttgggtttattctaatgttatatagagttaattacaggtagacactctcactgaccactgactttatgtttatgtgggcttattctaaagttatatagagttaattacaggtagacgctctcactgaccactgactttatgtttatttgggtttattctaatgttatatagagttaattacaggtagacgctctcactgaccactgactttatgtttataagggtttattctaatgttatatagagttaaatacaggtagacactctcactgaccactgactttatgtttatgtgggtttattctaatgttatatagagttaaatacaggtagacactctcactgaccactgactttatgtttatttgggtttattctaatgttatatagagttaattacaggtagacactctcactgaccactgactttatgtttatttgggtttattctaatgttatatagagttaattacaggtagacactctcactgaccactgactttatgtttatgtgggtttattgtaatgttatatagagttaattacaggtagacgctctcactgaccactgactttatgtttatgtgggtttattctaatgttatatagagttaattacaggtagactctcactgaccactgactatgtttatgtgggtttattctaatgttatatagagttaattacaggtagacgctctcactgaccactgactatgtttatgtgggtttattctaatgttatatagagttaattacaggtagacactctcactgaccactgtctttatgtttagtttagtttattctaatgttatatagagttaaatacaggtagacactctcactgaccactgactttatgtatatttgggtttattctaatgttatatagagttaattacaggtagacgttCTCAGGGTTATATAGAGTCACTGCTGTGATGGACAGTACTGTATAAGCTGGATGTGTCCACTGATGTGAGCTGTCTGTTACAGTGTCTCTCCACTGGCTGCGTGTGATGGAGTGATTACTGAACTCTGGAATTCTGGGATTTTTCCACTTGAACGTGAGTAGCTGAGGGGAACAAAGCACAGTAAAATCATCCGAGACCCAGCCGGCTCTCGCTGCAGATACCTGTGACCTAACACGCAGCGTTCAGTCTGACTGTGAGGAAAGAACCCTGTGCAGCCTGTTTTGgcaggccccctagtggccaCTTCTCTGGCCTAATggaaaataactgtttttatTAGTTACAATGTGTTGCAGAGCTTAAAGTGCCAAAACAGCACAGAACTAAATCAATCAATATGATCATCATGGTCATTtcctgatgaacggaccaatagaaacgctccaacatGACTAAAATCTTCTACACtggcttccactgaaagttcagaagattctcctcctcctctaaaGCTAAGTGTTTCTGAGCGCTGGCAGACCCTCCCCGTCCTCACTGTACAGGAACAGACGAGCTAATCCGGCAGATTAACCCGACTACACCAAAAACAGCTGCACCTCAGATCAGCCAAGACACCACCATCTCCAGGATGCACGCCTACTGTTGTCACTGCGTCAAAGGTTTATAATAAATactctacaattattattattattattatgattttgaTAGTGATTTTGGGATtactttactgtatttactgtgttATATTATTGTGGTTGTTAGCGTTAGTGTTGGTGGTTTTAgtatagtatttatttatttatttatttattaatatagttaACATTTGGTTAAAATCTAATTTCCACAAATTTCCTCTTACTACAAATacagtcaatcagtcaagacCTGCTTGTTGTTCTGGGTTTGTACTGGAGATACAAACACAACTGCTGTTGAGGTGATGTGGGTGCGGAATTAAGACATAGCTTATATTACGGACATGTCTGAGAGTACGCTAACCTGCCCTACCTGTTCCTCACAACGTACAGCAAGTGTGGAGGTAATGCATGAAGAGAGTATTAGAACTGGTCCTCTGAAGAAGAGAGGAGGTGGTGGGCAGTGACACACTAGGCTGTACTGCTCCATCCCATATAAACGGATCTGTAATAAATACCTGAAATCACCTGTAGTAGAACATACCAACCTTTTAATATCACTGTTTTCTAGAATGACAGTGAAGAAGTCCACGTAGTACGTTAAACCCACGGAGGTCAGGATCCAGAAGATGGAGTGTCGGTTAATGCGGGGCAGCGGCTTAGATTCTGCTTCCTTACCTGAAATTACAGAACAGAGACACCTcagagtcaggagtgtactgtgaGAACAGAGACACCTcagagtcaggagtgtactgtgaatgtgatggtgggtcaggagtgtactgtagatgtgatggtgggtcagtcaggagtgtactgtagatgtgatggtgggtcaggagtgtactgtagatgtgatggtgggtcaggagtgtactgtagatgtgatggtgggtcagtcaggagtgtactgtagatgtgatggtgggtcaggagtgtactgtagatgtgatggtgggtcaggagtgtactgtagatgtgatggtgggtcaggagtgtactgtagatgtgatggtgggtcaggagtgtactgtagatgtgatggtgggtcagtcaggagtgtactgtagatgtgatggtgggtcaggagtgtactgtagatgtgatggtgggtcagtcaggagtgtactgtagatgtgatggtgggtcaggagtgtactgtagatgtgatggtgggtcaggagtgtactgtagatgtgatggtgggtcagtcaggagtgtactgtagatgtgatggtgggtcaggagtgtactgtagatgtgatggtgggtcagtcaggagtgtactgtagatgtgatggtgggtcaggagtgtactgtagatgtgatggtgggtcaggagtgtactgtagatgtgatggtgggtcggtcaggagtgtactgtagatgtgatggtcggtcaggagtgtactgtagatgtgatggtagtAATTGTTTTGGTGAGTCtgatggggttgagatctgtgAGTATATACTATATGTAAAGCAGTAAACGCGACATCATAAAATGAATGGTGTGAAAGCAGGCTGTTTGTGCAGCTTGGATTTGGATACAGGATAGAGAGTGAACGCGCCTCACTGCTCTGTTTTTAAAAAGTCTGGCAAACTGCAGTTCTCCATGATGTTGGCCCTTTAACGAGAAGCTGCACATGGAGCAGATCTGCTTTTCTCTGCCAGCATCCATTAGGAAAGATCAGCCACAGGGAGCTGAGAAGATCAGGCCTCTAGCCAGCAGGACAAGTGACCCATGTGACCCCTCAGTCATCCATAGGCCAGCCCAGCCATCCGTACCTATCCCAGCATGGCACCGCAACACAGCCGCTGCTGCTGACAGCTGAGCATgcccacatccacacacacagcttcatctGGGTCTACCTGGGCTTTAAAGACTAGTGCAGGTGGTAATGCAGCACTGGGAGCCCTGCCGGGCAGATTACCGGTATAAATAGATCCGGGCAGGTCTGTTCAGGTCTGCTCAGGTCTGCTCTGCTCAGGTCTGCTCTGGTCTGTTCTGGTCTGCTCAGGTCTGTTCTGGTCTGTTCTGGTCTGCTCAGGTCTGTTCTGCTCAGGTCTGTTCTGCTCAGGTCTGCTCAGGTCTGCTCTGGTCTGCTCAGGTCTGTTCTGCTCAGGTCTGCTCTGCTCAGGTCTGTTCTGCTCAGGTCTGCTCTGCTCAGGTCTGTTCTGGTCTGTTCTGGTCTGTTCTGCAGGTCTTCTGGTCTAAAAGTGAGATTATTCAGAAACCCTGTTGTTCTGCCCTGCTGACCCTCTCTCTGACTGCAGCTCACCCccagctcctcctctcctcctctcctcctctctccctgtctccctcTAAAGCCTGGAAAACACGCCGGGCGCTCCCGGAGCACTTACTCTTCTCGTCCTCCTCCGACACGGCCTGTAGGAGCAGCTCGGCGTCTCGTTTAAACCTGTTCCTCAGGGTGAGGATCTCACTGTCCGGCCCCGCAGCCTCCATCtctccacaacacaacaacacgcG
This genomic window contains:
- the tmem128 gene encoding transmembrane protein 128 isoform X1, giving the protein MEAAGPDSEILTLRNRFKRDAELLLQAVSEEDEKSKEAESKPLPRINRHSIFWILTSVGLTYYVDFFTVILENSDIKSWWFNVGLVLLGVSVSLAVFCIVYLEWFKGIKHYDQEYPAVPPITTAAFIAASCRVERGGKDGLMASEESHYVLFSESRCTVKHTSTNTESV
- the tmem128 gene encoding transmembrane protein 128 isoform X2; translation: MEAAGPDSEILTLRNRFKRDAELLLQAVSEEDEKSKEAESKPLPRINRHSIFWILTSVGLTYYVDFFTVILENSDIKSWWFNVGLVLLGVSVSLAVFCIVYLEWFKGIKHYDQEYPAVPPITTAAFIAASCSFNIALWPVWSFLTPVILFTQFMGVVMLISLLG